One Pyrus communis chromosome 4, drPyrComm1.1, whole genome shotgun sequence genomic region harbors:
- the LOC137732169 gene encoding caffeoylshikimate esterase-like, which yields MILSPTPTFRPRTPPPFHRKSSSPSKHPQKRHLPSFLPSKSYPKTPKTHFRVMAGKRLPMEGLSREMCAIASQNLDHAPARRRVRSAFIDVHQQLDHCLFKMDHSGIRTEEWYGRNSRGMEIFCKSWLPKAGDRIKGALCFCHGYGSTCTFFFEGIAKRIAASGYAIYAVDYPGFGLSEGLHGYIPNFDELVGDVIEQFTNVKGRSDVKGLPFFVMGESMGGAVSLKIHLKEPDKWDGVILVAPMCKIAEDVMPPAMVLKLLALMSEVLPEAKLFPQKDTSELSYRDPKNRKTAGYNVISYNDNMRSRTAVELLKATSDIETQLHKVSGPVLILHGAEDKVTDPLVSRLLYEKASGKDKTLKLYPDGFHCILQGEPDDRIFTVLDDIVTWLDSRCSPN from the exons ATGATCCTGTCACCTACTCCGACTTTCCGACCACGAACCCCTCCTCCGTTTCACCGGAAATCAAGCTCTCCGAGCAAACATCCACAAAAAAGGCACCTACCCTCTTTCCTCCCATCAAAATCGTATCCGAAAACCCCAAAAACTCACTTCAGAGTTATGGCCGGGAAACGGTTGCCAATGGAAGGGTTAAGTCGAGAGATGTGCGCCATAGCTTCGCAGAATCTGGACCATGCGCCGGCTCGAAGACGAGTCCGGTCCGCATTCATCGACGTGCATCAGCAACTTGATCATTGCCTGTTCAAG ATGGATCATAGTGGCATCAGAACAGAGGAG TGGTATGGAAGGAATTCAAGGGGTATGGAGATTTTCTGCAAAAGCTGGTTGCCAAAAGCTGGTGATCGAATCAAAGGTGCTTTATGCTTCTGCCATGGCTATGGTAGTACTTGCACATTTTTCTTTGAAG GTATCGCCAAGCGAATTGCTGCATCTGGATACGCTATATACGCCGTGGACTATCCGGGTTTCGGTCTTTCTGAAGGATTGCATGGTTACATCCCAAACTTTGATGAATTAGTCGGCGATGTAATCGAACAGTTTACTAATGTCAAAG GAAGATCTGATGTGAAAGGTCTGCCATTCTTTGTAATGGGAGAATCCATGGGAGGAGCCGTGAGTCTCAAGATTCATCTTAAGGAGCCGGACAAATGGGATGGTGTAATCCTTGTAGCTCCAATGTGCAAA ATAGCGGAAGACGTGATGCCTCCGGCAATGGTACTGAAGCTATTAGCCCTGATGTCTGAAGTTTTGCCTGAGGCGAAACTCTTCCCGCAGAAAGATACATCCGAGCTAAGCTACAGAGATCCGAAGAACAGAAAAACG GCCGGTTACAATGTGATTTCTTACAACGACAACATGCGATCAAGAACAGCTGTGGAACTTCTGAAGGCCACAAGTGATATCGAAACGCAGTTGCATAAG GTTTCGGGCCCGGTTCTAATTCTTCATGGAGCAGAAGATAAGGTGACAGATCCTTTGGTGAGCCGGTTGCTTTACGAGAAGGCATCTGGCAAGGATAAAACTTTGAAGCTCTATCCGGATGGTTTTCACTGCATTCTTCAAGGGGAGCCCGATGACAGAATTTTCACTGTTCTTGATGACATTGTAACATGGCTTGATTCCCGTTGCTCCCCCAATTAA
- the LOC137731126 gene encoding caffeoylshikimate esterase-like: MDFSRSLRLQTLEFPLRFQTPIDHLHQNPTFSVPGGARGRIVSALRRPPIEGLSEELNSIARRNLDFARTRRQVRSAFVEVQEQLDHVLFKFPTGIRTEEWYERNSRGVEIFCKSWMPKQGVRIKGVLCFCHGYGDTCVFFFEGIARRIAAAGYAVYAMDYPGFGLSEGLHGYVPSFDQLADDVIEQYTKIKERPELKGLPHFILGQSMGGAVTLKVHLKEPYAWDGVVLVAPMCKIAEDVTPPAAALKILTLMSKVMPKAKLVPQKDLAELAFRDLRKREMAVYNVICYNDNVRLKTAVELLQATKDIEMQLEKVSAPLLVLHGAADKVTDPRVSQFLYEKASSKDKTLKLYPEGYHSILEGEPDDRILTVLDDIVTWLDSRVPLHSFSL; this comes from the exons ATGGACTTTTCTCGCTCCCTCAGACTCCAAACTCTCGAGTTTCCTCTCAGATTCCAAACCCCAATCGACCACCTCCACCAAAACCCCACATTCTCGGTCCCCGGAGGAGCTCGCGGCCGGATTGTTTCAGCCTTGAGAAGGCCACCCATTGAAGGTTTGAGCGAGGAGCTGAACTCGATCGCCAGGCGGAACCTCGACTTTGCCCGCACTCGCCGGCAGGTTCGATCCGCTTTCGTTGAAGTTCAGGAACAGCTCGACCATGTCCTGTTTAAG TTTCCAACTGGGATCAGAACAGAGGAG TGGTACGAAAGGAATTCGAGGGGGGTGGAGATTTTCTGCAAAAGCTGGATGCCGAAACAAGGTGTTCGAATTAAaggtgttttatgtttttgtcacGGATATGGTGATACTTGCGTTTTCTTCTTTGAAG GTATTGCCAGGCGAATTGCTGCAGCCGGGTACGCTGTATATGCCATGGACTATCCGGGTTTTGGTCTTTCAGAAGGATTGCATGGTTACGTCCCAAGCTTTGATCAATTAGCCGATGATGTGATCGAACAGTACACCAAGATTAAAG AAAGACCGGAGCTGAAAGGGTTGCCCCACTTTATATTGGGGCAGTCCATGGGTGGTGCCGTTACTCTCAAAGTGCACCTAAAGGAACCATATGCATGGGATGGAGTAGTTCTTGTGGCACCAATGTGTAAA ATTGCAGAAGACGTAACTCCTCCAGCGGCAGCTCTGAAGATATTAACTCTCATGTCAAAAGTTATGCCGAAAGCAAAGCTTGTCCCACAGAAAGATTTAGCGGAGCTGGCCTTCAGAGACCTTCGGAAACGGGAAATG GCTGTCTACAATGTGATATGCTACAACGACAATGTGCGGTTGAAGACTGCTGTGGAACTGCTACAAGCTACTAAGGATATTGAGATGCAACTCGAGAAG GTATCAGCGCCACTCCTAGTTCTTCATGGAGCTGCAGACAAGGTGACTGATCCTCGGGTGAGCCAGTTTCTTTATGAGAAGGCCTCTAGCAAggataaaaccctaaaactctACCCGGAAGGTTATCATTCCATTCTCGAAGGAGAACCCGATGACAGAATTCTTACCGTCCTTGACGATATTGTCACTTGGCTCGATTCCCGCGTTCCCCTTCATAGCTTTTCTCTCTGA